The sequence taaaataaaaaaaaaaatgaacgaagatttatcaattgaaaaaaagtaTCAATTACTTTTAGAAGAGAatcaaagattaaaaaatgaaatcaatgaattaaaacaaaaatacgAACCAAAATCTAATAGGTattcaacatcatcaccTATTGCTatatcatcaccaaatttatcaactcttatatcaacaccaaccactttaaatggtaaaatcagttcaacaacatcaacatcaacatcaccatcaccatcaccatcatcatcatcaccaacatcTTCACCAACATCATCTACAACCACTAtttcaccatcaccaacatcATCTTCAACATCAATTGCATTAGcatcaacatcaccatcatcgaCATCAATAGCATTAgcatcatcaccaataaatatatcatcaccaccatcttcACCAATTTCACATCAACCAATATCTGTATCGcattcaaattcatcatcagaaGATTTAATAGCTTCATCAAGTAATAAACATTCTAAAAAAGATCGTAGTAATAGCaatgataaagataaagataaagacaaagataaagataaaatcaAAGATCATACAGACTCAAATAGTAAAGgtgataaagaaaaaagaaaaacaggTATGGGTAAAAAGTTATTTAGTAAATTATTAGATCCAACAAAGAAATCATCAGGTAGTagtttgaatttattaagtaattcaaatggtggtggtggtggtggtggcagTGGAAGTAAAAAAGAAACtgcttcatcatcttcaattaatcatcaagaattaattaatggcACTGGTAATGAAGCAGATTTTATATATCAAGAGAAAGGATTAAGTACAccttatttaaatttaccaaaattGGAAGTTATACCAGTCAATGGTGATCGTACTAAATTATCCTATTTCTCTGGACCAGATTATCAAAGTAGTACAATACCAGTGACATCCATTGGTTCACCAATGATAAAATATCCAGCAACATACAATGACCGTTTATATTGTATTTCCACATCAACCTATCCATTCTTACCAAATACAACCGAAAGAGCAGGTGACCCAATCGCCGATAGATACACTTGTGcagtttataataatagattaATTACATGTTTAGCCGATGGTTGTAATTGGGGTCAAAAACCAAAAGAAGCAGCACAAAATGCAAGTACAGCTTTCATTGATTATGTTATctcaaaaaatgatgatatgACCAATGTTAAAGAAGTTggtaaaattttattcaatGCTTTCGAATGTGCTCATAAATCAATCATGTTGGGTAAAGATGAATTTTGGGAAGCTGGCACCACTACATTGTTGGGTGGGGTATTAttggaaattaataaagGCTCTGATAAATGGTCACCACAGTGGGAGTTTGTTTGTGCCTCTGTTGGTGATTGTAAAGCATATCTATTGTCACAGGGTGAAGTCACCGATATTACAGAGGGAAATAGAAGCAATTTGGACGCCAAGGATTGTGGTGGTCGTTTAGGTCCACATTTGGAACAAGGTAAAC comes from Dictyostelium discoideum AX4 chromosome 2 chromosome, whole genome shotgun sequence and encodes:
- a CDS encoding protein phosphatase 2C-related protein is translated as MNEDLSIEKKYQLLLEENQRLKNEINELKQKYEPKSNRYSTSSPIAISSPNLSTLISTPTTLNGKISSTTSTSTSPSPSPSSSSPTSSPTSSTTTISPSPTSSSTSIALASTSPSSTSIALASSPINISSPPSSPISHQPISVSHSNSSSEDLIASSSNKHSKKDRSNSNDKDKDKDKDKDKIKDHTDSNSKGDKEKRKTGMGKKLFSKLLDPTKKSSGSSLNLLSNSNGGGGGGGSGSKKETASSSSINHQELINGTGNEADFIYQEKGLSTPYLNLPKLEVIPVNGDRTKLSYFSGPDYQSSTIPVTSIGSPMIKYPATYNDRLYCISTSTYPFLPNTTERAGDPIADRYTCAVYNNRLITCLADGCNWGQKPKEAAQNASTAFIDYVISKNDDMTNVKEVGKILFNAFECAHKSIMLGKDEFWEAGTTTLLGGVLLEINKGSDKWSPQWEFVCASVGDCKAYLLSQGEVTDITEGNRSNLDAKDCGGRLGPHLEQGKPDLRNLNIFCASVYDEDIIMIVSDGVHDNLDPKHLGKTPNDMSKEFNLNGEKWTDVDFSKALVAKNAFTASLLETLAADSTDPNEISNRILEHCWNTTVASRFFMENNAGKRLPEDYSKYPGKMDHTSIICFKVGHFGPKNNYPTVIGGGVGSGVSVGGGNPTIIIDPHNNTISGEPFVQQNNTGTTSTRADWIKVSPSNNKYHNSSLKKTSSETNVFPNSNNNGTIGRVSISATSTPDLGSLKVSDGSCDSGEGSIVNSSDSSPRYK